CTCAAtctaattattatgattaatctaaaacaacaataaatatatattacacatgACATTcctttttaagataatttattataattgtttgaaaattaaattgatataaagtgaaatgaaaccaaatacattatttaataataaaaataaactgtaaTGGCCTGCCTTCAGATTTACGTGGGTAACTTAAAGTGGGGATaaacttgttttgtttatttcttacttaTGCCCATATAATTTAGtgcctttttatatttttataactttccagctatttttaataacaccaaattaaatgtttacataaGATTAAATCTAATAAGACATTGTGAAAAAACTTTTGTAGaagtatgtattaattattaataatttcatagaactaacactaattaaaataatgtattttttttttgttttggtaaAATTTCAAGCCaacaagataaattaaaaccgtatagcctacttaaaaaaatatttaaatataatgattttaaggCAAGGAAacgcaaattttataaatttatcatatattgtgGAAGTCATAGCGTATGAatagttaaaaacaaatgaattaaaagaattttatttcgttactaCGCTCACAAACAATAATGGAGCTAAAAACAGCGTTGcaatttcgatttttttttggcgaaatatactaatattagataaaaagTGCATTTTTTTCAAGGTACACGTTCAAGAGAACACGGACCTACAATATTATGGTGCTAATTTAATTCGATACCTTAATGCATTAAGAAGACATAAAGCCTTGACTCAAACAGGAGGAAACAAAATGACCATATGTATTTTggttcatttttctttttcctaaaaccatatttatttatgaagatGCTCCATCTGTTTAAGCATATAGAAAAAGAATCCTACTAATTgtagttttttcttatttagtatatattaaaatactcacTAGTCCATTACAAGTACAAAGGAATCTTTTGAAATGTAAGCGCCGAAGAGATGAATAAGTTTTGGATGTCTTAACTGCTTCATCATTTCATATTCTCTTATTCCGAGTTCCCTCTTTTTCTGAGTTCTTGTTTTTAACACCTTTGCGGCATAATATTCTCCGTCTGTACCTTTAACAAGAACGACGCTACCAAACGCACCGCAGCCAATCAATGAACCGGTTTTAGTATATGCCTTTTCGAAATCTTCCATTGTTTGAAGCTCGCAAATCTTGCTTGTTGATAGCGTATTTTTTGGCGCTGGTACTAAATAAAGTGAACAGTatgttagtaatttaaaacttcatcTAGTTTACCTTCAGGATCATATTCGaagagtaaataaaaagaaaatgtccGAAAGACTTACACATGTctgaaataaacttatattaattttaactattacaTTATGATTTAGTCTCCATTAAGCCATAAGTAGATATAAAATGGTATGtaaagctatttaaaaaatgctaaAAAAAGAGATTCTTATAACATTGTAGCCccaaaaatgattttaattttgtgtttttgtgAAACTTTTGTTCCATATTATGGAAAAACAGGTTGATTCAAAAAgtctttgtaaatttatcaatacgtaaactattttaatgcCGTATAAAGTGGCAACATCCAGATAGAACTACGTTCAtaagctaaaattttatattataaggcgCGAACTTCCTATTGTTCTATACttttactgttttattgtttataaaatagaaagttaCCTATATTACTATACATAAACATACGATCATGTCAATCAACCCCCACATCATTCTTGACGAGCAAAACAACTGGCTCGAGGTGTCtagaaaaacattattattgtacaatgtaacaaaaatcttACCTATCCGAACTGTTGATTCGTCCGTCATGCTTGGGGAAGTCACAGCGGACACCCGAAATATCATAATTTGCTCTTGTACTGGATCTTCTAATTCAAACATCGGCTTACTTGATACTCCAGCTTGCACAAAATTATCATTGCTTTTACCGACTTCTATCATGTACCATTTTTCATTCGTTTTTTGAAACTCTGCCACTtcccttataaatataatatttttgatttacatACACAGCTGTTGTTACTTGTTACATAAATAGTTGTGAAATATACTTACCATTCTATGACTGTAACACTTTTAGATGATATATTTGAGCTAGCTTCATGACTTTGTAAACaccttttgtatatatataatttctcagCGGCTATTTCTACATCATTGTTATCGACGTCTAAATAAAAGCTTTCATCGTCtaaactgaaataataatattatctttttagtCGAAAAAgaacatagaaataaaatactacattttattaattataaacagttCCGCAAAAATAGCAACagcaaaaaaaacaatttcgtttataattttctgcttatatttttgacatgtTAGAGTCTTATTCCATCCTATGTCCCTTTAGTTTTAtatcgtattttatatagtatcgTATTATATCTGACATATGTTACTtaacaagtaatttaaaaaaatatataaaattaaatagagtaTGAATTCacataaagtttttttgataTCGTTTTTGAAATTTGAACTTATAGTAATCACCTAGCATTGTAATCACCTGCAATAGGTAATCATGAAACTGCCAGTTGTGTCACGAGATCTGTCCGTAATTTCGTCGTCGGAAAACtgtaataagatttaatgaaTACATTTCCATAAATGTGAACGTTagaaattaattctttttacaCGGTTGTCCATCAgtagcttttttatttataaaactaatacataTACTCAAATTGTTCGGGATATTGTTataccaaaaataatttatgtgataAAGCATTCGCAATGCAATTTTTTTGACGAACctaatgtttttgaaatacaaaatgcAATGAATCTCTGTGAAAACTTGGATCGCGTTTACGCATATGTGACAATCAACAATAAGGTAATAATGGCTAGCagtatatgtatttgtttcgCTATTATGTATTATGATTATTGAATAGATTGCGATAAGATAAAAATcgcattttaattacaaaatattcgcATAGCAgacaaaacttatataaaaaactaaagatATCTCTCTAAagaatacttaatttttttttaatacgaccTTGAATTAATACTTACGTTTTCTTGCATGATTCCACTGCCATTTTTGATTCCTTTAAAAGAATTCACTAACATGATGGTTATCTTGGAATTGACATAGTAGTAGATGCTTCTTTTGATACAGACATTTTGAATTACTTCCTCCATGATTGCTTGTGGGACTATTACTAGTTTTGTAGTTGTCTTATcgataaaaaatgattttccgTTAGGTAGCACTCTACGTACTTCACATATAACTTCACCTTCCATTCCAGGTTCAACTtgtttaacaacaaaaatgaaatttccACCCTTTACCAAAACCTGAaacattatatcaatatatacatatacttataccaaaaatacaatatacacTTCCAATACACACATATTTGTAGGTCAAAAAGTTCGCGGAATAGGAGGTATGGTAGAGGCAAAGGGTTCGCTTTTTTACCTGTACTACTTGTCACGCTCATTAAGAGTATAAATAccaagtttcataaaaatctgatcgttattcaataaacaagtaaatcaaacaaaacaagTAAATCCGgaacaaaatttgaaatatggAGAAAATTGAGTTTCGCGCAGTTATTAAATTCCTTACAGTGCAAGGAAAAACTTCTCAGTTAATTTGGAagagatatattttgtttatgggGACTCTTGCCCTAGCAAAACCATGGTGTCATAACTTCTTCAAGCAAGGCAGAGAGTCGATAAAGATGATCCGAGGCCGGGGTAGCCTGTCAAGGCGACCACGGCAAAGAACGtcgaaaaacttaaaaaattcaCATTGGAAGATGCCCGTTTAAAGAACCTTGAAGAAATGATAGGAGTGTCAGCTACAACCATTTTGAACATCCATCCAACTTTTGACTTGCCAACGTGACCGTGTGGTCAAAAGGGAGCGCAAGGTGCCTGGAATTCTCACGACACATCAGAAACAGCGGCGAGTTGAGTGTTGTTTTTGTCTCCCTGTGGTGAAAACAAGAACGAAATTTTATGCCGGCTAGTGACTGGAGATGAAACTTCGGTTCATCATTATGAGCCTGAGTCCAAACAGGACTCCTTGCAGTGACACAAAAAGGGCAAACCACCCCTAAAGAAATTCAAAGTGTCTCCGTCGTCTGCAAAAATCATAGCCACTATTTTGTGGGATACAGGGGGAATTCTTCTTATTGACTACAAAGAAAAGGGTACCTCTATAACCGGAGGGTACTATGCTATACTGTTGGGCCGGTCTCAGTACTGGCCCACTCTTCGTGTGATGCTGTAAAAGTCGTAGGGCTAACAgcaataaacattacaaaaaaaaatacgttacaTTATTAGAAAGTCAGCAAGATAGTGTGAGGGAGAAAAGGCGGGAAAAATTGACGAAAGGGGTGCTCTTTTTGTACGACAATGCACCCGTGAACAGGACTCGAGTTGCGATAGGTGTTGTACAATGTGTGGGTTTCGAAATCTTGGATCATCCTCCCTTTGGTGCAGATTTAGCCCCaagtaattattacttatttcaaaaaaattaaaaagagctTCGATGAAAGAAATTTTCCAGAGATAAAGAAATGAAGAGCGCAATTTCGGACTTTTTTAACcacaaagaaaaaacattttttttttccaaaaaaattacttgattaatctaataaatgtattagagTTAAAGGAGAATATAtagaaaaggaaaaataattttgagttttatttcttactttttaACCATCCTTTTCCTTTAACTTTTGACCCACCCTCGTATATTCAATTATCCGAGGTcgcaaatacatatttaagatataatttgatttaaaaatgcaaGTATATCATATATTCTGAAAGGGTATTTGTACTTTCACTTTACAAGAtaataatttctgtttttttgatacagagaatattaaaatttaaaactaataaagcGTAGCGTAGTAAAAAgcgtaattataaatgtttataacctAATATTAGTCCTAGTAACAATTATGACTTTAGATTTTGTAAAATCATCAGTgtagtaattgaatttaattctttagttacaataaaaacaagtcAATATTAAACGTTATATACCAATactaaattttgaaaaactcatttttatttttgcttattataaatacttacatGGAACCGATGATTGGAACGTTCAACTCTGTAATTACCGATGTACCATACCGAAAAATGAAACCTTGGATCCTCTATAACAAAACTACACGTGAAACTTATACTCGATCCGAAGCAGGCCATAGTTGGAGTGAGGgatgattttaatgttattggcCTTAGTATACTGTTAGGCCGCcctaaaaaagaaattttaaataagaactcATATTAAgagatataaatgtattgaaggtgtagaatgtaattaattttatctgtatAAAAACTCACTGATAACGTTTAAGAAGAAAGACGATGATTCCAAATGTCCTGTAATATCATCTTGTACAGTAACAGTATATTCGCCACTGTCATCTGAATTTGCACTTTTTATTCTAAGACATATACAgctattattaatgtattctgAAGTCACTTTATCATTATTCTCCAAATCTGATCCGTCCTTTGACCAAAACACTagagtatttatatcacaagtcGCTTTGCAAACAATTCTCACCTCTTCTCCCTTACTAACTTCAATTTCATCTGGCAGGTCTTCTACAGTTGGCACATCTTCACTGTTACTCAAAACGTTAAAGTCGGTATTTATTACTGCCACGCTTGCATATGTGGATGCTATACCATATTCAGATTTTGATACTACGTGATATATTCCACTATCTGTTTCCTTTGCGTGCAATATAGACAATGTAGTCGATCtcttatcatttaaaattatagttcgATCATGCGGTATAAACGGTTTATTACTCTTGTACCATATGTAATCTTCAAGACAATCTTCATCAAATTCAGCTTCTAGTTCTATGGTGCTCCCTACTAACAGCCTAGAACATTTCAAGTGTCTGACTACACCAATCATTTTAGGAATTACGTTCATGTATACAACATCGTTGTTGTTGTTATAATATCTATCTTTAATTGGCCGTACATACAAATTTGCTTTAGAATACGTTTCGTGCGAACTACTTTTTAGTATAACGCTATAAACACCCTGGTCGTAAGCTTTAATTGATGTAATCTCAAGTTGATGCCATTTTTCATTACAACTCATCGTATGTTTACGAGATTGTTCTAGACATTTCCCATCATGGTACCATTTGTAAGACACACATTCTTCTGAACTGTcacttattttacatttgaaaataatatgtgtaaATTCATCTGTGACTATGTCTTCTAAAGGCTCTTCTATCTCCAAATATgttaacatacatttatttttctcaatcGCCATTCTCAAACGTttggtattatatatatatatatatatatatatatatatatatatatatatatgtaaatgcgAAAATTCTTCttctatataagtaaaaataataaatatggttaataataaataattggcTTAGGTTTTTTCTTTTCCAGTCTCTGGTTACAGGAATTCAGTCTtctgtaaagaaaataagtaatatgtattattataaataatatgtactgtatatttagaaaaaccTTCCATCCGACCATTTACAATGAAGCTGGAAAAaccataaagaaaaaaatttaatataggaactTGTTCATGTGATAAGTTAATTAATGCTATACTAAAAAAGTGATTTATTGAGTCATATTTGGTAATATTTAACTTGAATAGAAGAAGGTTTGTTCGAAATGGAggaaataacaaatacatcAAAGCAAACACTatacagtttattttattttaattttgatcttaaaattataacacaaaatgTCTTCGCTTTTATTATCTCTTTGTCAAAGATACCttgaaagtttatttaaatgttgaacgtaataactatttacgaaacaattttaagtGAAAAGTATTCAGATGAATTACTCTTAGTCAGTTACACGTTAATTATTACTGCTTACAAAAAAGGAGCGgttattgtttgtaaaataattacatcatTTGCATTAACTCTTTAGATTTATTTCTGTATGTCGTCAAAgcatactataaaaatattttataaaaaaatactatttctgTCTCAATATCACGAAAGATAGGCACCATAATGTCATATGTGTGTCGCGGTACTTGATGTGAGTCATGCCTACAATAAGGTCGTACAAGGTGACGTATTGACACCGGTCAACTCCAAAAACACACGTTAACACACCCTgccataataaatatgtagatgTAGATAGCTAAATTTCTTGGCTGTAACcgttaacattatatttaaaatatctttatatttaatttatttatacaatataaagatTTCGTTTGAGAAAAGAAATCCGGAACTAATACCGAGTATATGACATTTGATCGTTATCAAACTCAATGTAGTATACGAGTACGTTTAAAATGGGGTCGAAATATAATCGTATTACTATGATAAACTGCATCTAAGGACTTGAAAATTACATGGCAGatccattaaaatttaattggataaaaaaatatatcatttcatCCAAATATAAGACTTATGAAGTTTTCATTAATTCCTATGAACaaccaattttaaataatacacgttgtataaatatttactattaattattatgaagccTTAACATGAAGTATATTAACGTAAATGGTAATCAGCattgataatatatgtacGGTAAAACGAGCTTAGCATAATATCCTAAGAGACCGTGATTTATTTTCTCCATTTTTCGCCTAAAGAGGAGTAAATCGAGCGTTTTAACTGTGTAATGTCTTGTTTAGGCAATTTAATTATGAGTAGGTACGTTTTACGAGCCCAGAAGAATGTAAGTAAGCATCACCTTAATAAACAACATAGTTGATTGTGTATTACTTATaacatattacttttttatatccttataatataaaacaatatatatatatatatataatataatgtaaacaaaaataacttatcaaaAACacgtaatttaaaagtatttaaataccCGAACCATACAACCACATCTCTAAAGTTTTAATGAGGCTACCTCTCCGTTAATAAGGCGTGATTTTAATGGCTTGCCACTGGTGTTAAAAAGGTTGACGTTTTAATCGTTGCAATTACGTTACTGGGGAACGCACGTGGTTGCTAAATTATATTCGCTGGTTTAATTCCTCTTACGTTAAATACGAAACCCAGActtgtatttcaatttaattttagcatGATGCAgtcttgaatatttataacatagaaaatataatgatttataaataaattatgttttgcgAGTCTCTTAGTAATTAAAACTCGCCACCATCAATTAATTCAGTTGGCAGCTTTCAAGTGCAAACTTATGGTGACACAGCCGAGGTCAACTCATGTCAAGTGAAAAGCACGAGCGGTTTGCCCACATATTGCGAAGGTAAAGATGGCTTAATTAATAGGAACAATGAAAGAGATATTGCCAAAGAGACCTAgtgatataattatgtaataagttaaaaatagaacGATTAATACGTTTCCATTTTTGtctaaatatcaatatatattattgcagTTTCCACATATAATTACTGATGTATTACTTAAATAGTTCTATTCATACCCAATCCGTGATTGCCTCAGTTCTAAAGTTCATACTGTGGAAtcaggtttattttaaaattcgcgtCTTCTAATCACTTAGACCATTTCCC
This Danaus plexippus chromosome Z, MEX_DaPlex, whole genome shotgun sequence DNA region includes the following protein-coding sequences:
- the LOC116777302 gene encoding muscle M-line assembly protein unc-89-like isoform X1 yields the protein MAIEKNKCMLTYLEIEEPLEDIVTDEFTHIIFKCKISDSSEECVSYKWYHDGKCLEQSRKHTMSCNEKWHQLEITSIKAYDQGVYSVILKSSSHETYSKANLYVRPIKDRYYNNNNDVVYMNVIPKMIGVVRHLKCSRLLVGSTIELEAEFDEDCLEDYIWYKSNKPFIPHDRTIILNDKRSTTLSILHAKETDSGIYHVVSKSEYGIASTYASVAVINTDFNVLSNSEDVPTVEDLPDEIEVSKGEEVRIVCKATCDINTLVFWSKDGSDLENNDKVTSEYINNSCICLRIKSANSDDSGEYTVTVQDDITGHLESSSFFLNVIRRPNSILRPITLKSSLTPTMACFGSSISFTCSFVIEDPRFHFSVWYIGNYRVERSNHRFHVLVKGGNFIFVVKQVEPGMEGEVICEVRRVLPNGKSFFIDKTTTKLVIVPQAIMEEVIQNVCIKRSIYYYVNSKITIMLVNSFKGIKNGSGIMQENFSDDEITDRSRDTTGSFMITYCSLDDESFYLDVDNNDVEIAAEKLYIYKRCLQSHEASSNISSKSVTVIEWEVAEFQKTNEKWYMIEVGKSNDNFVQAGVSSKPMFELEDPVQEQIMIFRVSAVTSPSMTDESTVRIVPAPKNTLSTSKICELQTMEDFEKAYTKTGSLIGCGAFGSVVLVKGTDGEYYAAKVLKTRTQKKRELGIREYEMMKQLRHPKLIHLFGAYISKDSFVLVMDYLWGNELFDRIVDEEHIKEVDVVPYVRQICEALLYLHELKIAHLDLKPENIICLSPNSLQVKIIDFGLARYLDDSQQTRAIYGTRDYVAPEVLNFDRLTLACDMWSLGVVTYMLLSGVMPFVGENWAQRSANITRAKYNYHESAFKEISDLAKDFVDHLLLLKPEYRMNASQALNHRWVREGPPCGAKAGHMKRTRENLKSYLANYRARWQVCNEYQMYYCCVYNENRLLLLVILLIEGWKCLDCGSSSTHASLYKRTRGAYGHLIS
- the LOC116777302 gene encoding muscle M-line assembly protein unc-89-like isoform X2 translates to MAIEKNKCMLTYLEIEEPLEDIVTDEFTHIIFKCKISDSSEECVSYKWYHDGKCLEQSRKHTMSCNEKWHQLEITSIKAYDQGVYSVILKSSSHETYSKANLYVRPIKDRYYNNNNDVVYMNVIPKMIGVVRHLKCSRLLVGSTIELEAEFDEDCLEDYIWYKSNKPFIPHDRTIILNDKRSTTLSILHAKETDSGIYHVVSKSEYGIASTYASVAVINTDFNVLSNSEDVPTVEDLPDEIEVSKGEEVRIVCKATCDINTLVFWSKDGSDLENNDKVTSEYINNSCICLRIKSANSDDSGEYTVTVQDDITGHLESSSFFLNVIRRPNSILRPITLKSSLTPTMACFGSSISFTCSFVIEDPRFHFSVWYIGNYRVERSNHRFHVLVKGGNFIFVVKQVEPGMEGEVICEVRRVLPNGKSFFIDKTTTKLVIVPQAIMEEVIQNVCIKRSIYYYVNSKITIMLVNSFKGIKNGSGIMQENFSDDEITDRSRDTTGSFMITYCSLDDESFYLDVDNNDVEIAAEKLYIYKRCLQSHEASSNISSKSVTVIEWEVAEFQKTNEKWYMIEVGKSNDNFVQAGVSSKPMFELEDPVQEQIMIFRVSAVTSPSMTDESTVRIVPAPKNTLSTSKICELQTMEDFEKAYTKTGSLIGCGAFGSVVLVKGTDGEYYAAKVLKTRTQKKRELGIREYEMMKQLRHPKLIHLFGAYISKDSFVLVMDYLWGNELFDRIVDEEHIKEVDVVPYVRQICEALLYLHELKIAHLDLKPENIICLSPNSLQVKIIDFGLARYLDDSQQTRAIYGTRDYVAPEVLNFDRLTLACDMWSLGVVTYMLLSGVMPFVGENWAQRSANITRAKYNYHESAFKEISDLAKDFVDHLLLLKPEYRMNASQALNHRWVREGPPCGAKAGHMKRTRENLKSYLANYRARWQRAGNVLIAAHRLRTHRSTNEPGAPTVT